The following coding sequences are from one Pyxidicoccus xibeiensis window:
- a CDS encoding TolC family protein gives MATPPVLLLALLAVSSQTEPTPSPVPFQPKVEDAMLTPVPPAPKLVKDWNEALGLVRERSTDLRSAEAGVQRASGRWRQALGALLPNARAQAGVAHDLLNPDVPAGVSPGAAGDGRTPTTPAGTVTATLTQSVVDVSAWRGLSSARAAEAGAVASLQDVRRRLTLGVAQVLVATVAAERAAEINRVGLRQALERAALTQRSFELGAGNQLDVVRVEQDVAVARGALIAGDEQLRQTREALGFTLGFGQPVGVDPSFNLQGLVDQTRNDCAPLESLDARPDLVASRAQVESAKDSRRQASAGYLPTLGVSSTLYGLTTDPGFGRFATWNVSAVLSVPIWEGGSRSGLVRERAGVEEQASAALESARRDVALEVAQARRGVQVAEALVKTATESRDLAERTDRLTRRAFEVGRGSSLELVQSAAALRQAQLTLVLREFELVQARLDAFLTEARCDW, from the coding sequence ATGGCCACCCCTCCCGTCCTCCTCCTGGCGCTCCTCGCGGTCTCCTCCCAGACCGAGCCCACCCCGTCCCCCGTCCCCTTCCAGCCGAAGGTGGAGGACGCGATGCTCACCCCCGTCCCTCCCGCCCCCAAGCTGGTGAAGGACTGGAACGAAGCGCTGGGCCTGGTGCGCGAGCGCTCCACGGACCTGCGCAGCGCGGAGGCCGGTGTCCAGCGCGCCTCGGGCCGCTGGCGTCAGGCCCTCGGCGCGCTGCTGCCCAACGCGCGCGCCCAGGCCGGCGTGGCTCATGACCTCCTCAACCCGGACGTGCCCGCGGGGGTGTCCCCCGGTGCCGCTGGCGACGGGCGCACGCCCACCACGCCCGCGGGCACCGTCACCGCGACGCTGACGCAGTCGGTGGTGGACGTGAGCGCCTGGCGCGGGCTGTCCTCGGCCCGAGCCGCCGAGGCCGGCGCGGTGGCCAGCCTCCAGGACGTGCGCCGCCGCCTCACGCTGGGCGTGGCGCAGGTGCTGGTGGCCACGGTGGCCGCCGAGCGCGCCGCGGAAATCAACCGGGTGGGGCTGCGCCAGGCACTGGAGCGCGCCGCCCTCACCCAGCGCAGCTTCGAGCTGGGCGCGGGAAACCAGCTGGACGTGGTGCGCGTGGAGCAGGACGTCGCGGTGGCGCGCGGCGCCCTCATCGCCGGCGACGAGCAGCTTCGCCAGACGCGCGAGGCGCTGGGCTTCACGCTGGGCTTCGGCCAGCCGGTGGGCGTCGACCCGTCCTTCAACCTGCAGGGCCTGGTGGACCAGACGCGCAATGACTGCGCCCCGCTGGAGAGCCTGGACGCACGGCCCGACCTGGTGGCGTCGCGGGCCCAGGTGGAGTCCGCCAAGGACAGCCGGCGTCAGGCCTCCGCCGGCTACCTGCCCACGCTGGGCGTCTCCAGCACCCTCTACGGCCTCACCACCGACCCGGGCTTCGGCCGCTTCGCCACGTGGAATGTCTCCGCCGTGCTCTCGGTGCCGATTTGGGAAGGTGGCAGCCGCTCGGGGCTGGTGCGCGAGCGCGCGGGCGTGGAGGAGCAGGCGTCCGCGGCGCTGGAGAGCGCGCGCCGGGACGTGGCGCTGGAGGTGGCCCAGGCGCGGCGCGGGGTGCAGGTGGCCGAGGCGCTGGTGAAGACGGCGACCGAGTCGAGAGACCTCGCGGAGCGCACCGACCGGCTGACGCGCCGGGCTTTTGAAGTGGGCCGCGGCAGCAGCCTGGAGCTGGTGCAGAGCGCGGCGGCCCTGCGCCAGGCACAGCTGACGCTGGTGCTGCGCGAATTCGAGTTGGTCCAGGCACGCCTGGACGCATTCCTGACGGAGGCCCGGTGCGACTGGTGA
- a CDS encoding MarR family winged helix-turn-helix transcriptional regulator encodes MTLPEQLGSLRRALRRLLTERLGEQTGRPFMQLLALKVIAGGARSQVSLADGLSVDPPAVSRLVDRLEEDGLVNRLAGENRRCVRLELTDKGQVELELMRSALQWADGELTRYLSASEVVELKRLLEKLQAGLSQGESPATSGRCAGE; translated from the coding sequence ATGACGCTCCCGGAGCAACTGGGCTCTCTGCGTCGCGCCCTGCGCCGGCTCCTGACGGAGCGGCTCGGGGAGCAGACGGGCAGGCCCTTCATGCAGCTACTGGCCTTGAAGGTCATCGCCGGAGGCGCGCGCAGCCAGGTGTCCCTGGCGGATGGCCTCTCGGTGGACCCGCCTGCGGTGAGCCGGCTGGTGGACAGGCTGGAAGAGGACGGCCTGGTGAACCGGCTCGCGGGAGAGAACCGCCGCTGCGTGCGACTGGAGCTGACGGACAAGGGGCAGGTGGAGCTGGAGTTGATGCGCTCCGCGCTCCAGTGGGCGGATGGCGAGCTCACCCGGTACCTGTCGGCCTCCGAGGTGGTGGAGCTGAAGCGCCTGCTGGAGAAGCTGCAGGCGGGGCTGAGCCAGGGCGAGAGCCCCGCGACCTCGGGCCGCTGCGCGGGAGAGTGA
- a CDS encoding coiled-coil domain-containing protein, translating to MLVALILVSIGFAVTLGILLFGGSNRAALPSSASSSSSGRNELESETQRRAKAEAELQRKQKELDEQRAQLKDVKDELKQTKRKLFEQKESEKGPQDLAKARAEVERAASLQLEQTREELSNVLTENQRLRSELESRGRRPQPAPVTAPVTVVAAAPAPAQQISAPAKEGEHVVATTVAVTPVADAAQQDRGQRRYRELNDADREKMERLEQLANKERSRAVELEKELRRVKGRTETQQRVYAATKNDLDLMRDKYKALEKRLNRTLLERDLLRRAIKDLEKKTGMLADRTELTPEEMAASDQRTEETSRVRAETEAQSAAQQAPVAAAEPTASEPSATEPTTPGDSEQKPAPV from the coding sequence GTGCTGGTTGCACTCATCCTCGTATCGATCGGGTTTGCCGTGACACTCGGCATCCTGCTCTTCGGTGGCTCGAATCGGGCCGCGCTCCCGTCCTCCGCCTCCTCGTCTTCCTCGGGCCGCAACGAGCTGGAGTCGGAGACGCAGCGCCGCGCCAAGGCGGAGGCGGAGCTTCAGCGGAAGCAGAAGGAGCTGGATGAGCAGCGGGCCCAGCTGAAGGACGTGAAGGACGAGCTCAAGCAGACCAAGCGCAAGCTCTTCGAGCAGAAGGAGTCGGAGAAGGGCCCGCAGGACCTGGCGAAGGCCCGCGCCGAGGTGGAGCGCGCCGCGTCCCTGCAGCTCGAACAGACCCGCGAGGAGCTGTCGAACGTCCTGACGGAGAACCAGCGCCTGAGGTCGGAGCTGGAGTCGCGTGGCCGCCGCCCGCAGCCCGCGCCGGTGACGGCGCCCGTGACGGTCGTCGCCGCGGCCCCTGCGCCCGCGCAGCAGATCTCCGCCCCCGCCAAGGAGGGCGAGCACGTGGTGGCGACCACGGTGGCGGTGACGCCGGTGGCCGACGCCGCGCAGCAGGACCGTGGCCAGCGCCGCTACCGCGAGCTGAACGACGCGGACCGCGAGAAGATGGAGCGGCTGGAGCAGCTCGCGAACAAGGAGCGCTCGCGCGCGGTGGAGCTGGAGAAGGAGCTGCGCCGGGTGAAGGGCCGCACGGAGACGCAGCAGCGCGTCTACGCGGCCACGAAGAACGACCTGGACCTGATGCGGGACAAGTACAAGGCGCTGGAGAAGCGCCTCAACCGCACGCTGCTGGAGCGCGACCTGCTCCGCCGCGCCATCAAGGACCTGGAGAAGAAGACCGGCATGCTGGCCGACCGCACGGAGCTGACGCCGGAGGAGATGGCGGCCAGCGACCAGCGCACCGAGGAGACCTCGCGCGTGCGCGCGGAGACCGAGGCCCAGTCCGCTGCCCAGCAGGCCCCCGTCGCCGCCGCCGAGCCCACGGCGTCCGAGCCGTCCGCCACCGAGCCCACGACGCCGGGCGACTCCGAGCAGAAGCCCGCGCCCGTCTGA
- a CDS encoding imelysin family protein, with amino-acid sequence MLPALLCLTACKSEDGGKPDAGPGPGNDTLAATRTAVLGATGACVLKTAREFETAATALETATAALAAGPGDTTRDAARAAFHSAMDAWQVAEVMQLGPAAPTSVAGGAELRDNIYSWPLVSRCAVEEQLVNKSYESAGFPSALVSRRGLAALEYLLFYEGSDTACPPTSAIVAQGTWAALSTEERAARKRAYAVAAAADVRRRAAQLVQAWSPDQGGFVRTLETAGSGNATYPTSQAALNAVSDALFYFEREVKDMKLARPLGLRDCSTATCPEFLESRISARSKANVRANLVGFRRLIQGCGEGNEGTAFDDLLKASGAEALATKLQERMVAAETAIDAVPGAGLEAPLAQDPASVRALYDAVKGVTDVLKTELVTVLDLELPQSVEGDND; translated from the coding sequence GTGCTCCCCGCCCTGCTCTGTCTCACCGCCTGCAAGTCGGAAGACGGGGGCAAGCCGGACGCGGGACCGGGGCCCGGAAATGACACGCTGGCGGCGACGCGCACGGCTGTGCTGGGCGCCACGGGCGCGTGCGTGCTGAAGACGGCGCGGGAGTTCGAGACGGCCGCCACGGCGCTGGAGACGGCGACGGCGGCCCTCGCCGCGGGGCCCGGCGACACCACCCGGGACGCGGCCCGGGCGGCGTTCCACTCGGCCATGGACGCGTGGCAGGTGGCGGAGGTCATGCAGCTCGGTCCGGCGGCGCCCACCAGCGTCGCGGGCGGCGCGGAGCTTCGCGACAACATCTACTCCTGGCCGCTCGTCAGCCGCTGCGCGGTGGAGGAGCAGCTCGTCAACAAGAGCTACGAGTCGGCGGGCTTCCCCAGCGCCCTCGTGAGCCGCCGCGGGCTCGCCGCGCTCGAGTACCTGCTGTTCTACGAGGGCTCGGACACGGCCTGCCCGCCGACGTCTGCCATCGTCGCGCAGGGCACGTGGGCGGCGCTGTCCACGGAGGAGCGGGCGGCGCGCAAGCGGGCCTATGCCGTGGCCGCGGCCGCCGACGTCCGCCGCCGTGCGGCCCAGCTGGTGCAGGCCTGGAGCCCGGACCAGGGCGGCTTCGTCCGCACGCTGGAGACGGCCGGCTCCGGCAACGCGACCTACCCGACGAGCCAGGCGGCGCTGAATGCCGTGAGCGACGCGCTCTTCTACTTCGAGCGCGAGGTGAAGGACATGAAGCTCGCGCGGCCACTCGGGCTTCGGGACTGCTCCACCGCGACGTGCCCGGAGTTCCTGGAGTCGCGAATCTCCGCGCGCTCGAAGGCGAACGTGCGCGCCAACCTGGTGGGCTTCCGGCGGCTCATCCAGGGCTGCGGCGAGGGCAACGAGGGCACGGCGTTCGACGACCTGCTGAAGGCCTCCGGTGCCGAGGCGCTGGCGACGAAGCTCCAGGAGCGGATGGTGGCGGCCGAGACGGCCATCGACGCCGTGCCGGGCGCCGGCCTGGAGGCGCCGCTCGCGCAGGACCCGGCCTCGGTGCGGGCGCTCTACGACGCGGTCAAGGGCGTGACGGACGTGCTCAAGACGGAGCTGGTCACCGTGCTGGATTTGGAGCTGCCCCAGAGTGTCGAGGGGGACAATGACTGA
- a CDS encoding 2-oxo acid dehydrogenase subunit E2 has protein sequence MAHVELVPQRQVSSFRKLAIGSWETAYDPTVYGTLTVRMDRALTWLEDFRARTGVRLTVMHLVLKALAEALRRCPEANAVLRFNRIYLRQRVTVSALVARTEPGGVMRLLPVRVVDADRKGLRELAAELDAALREDGVSRQGWRWVGRVPAPLLNLFTRLVSFFAVTLNMDLGRFGLPRDAFGGAVVADVGALGLDTAYLPLVPFTRVPVFLAPGAVRETAVVEGARVVVGRVMSVNASIDHRFIDGYHAGVLARTVRELLEDPLTAFGAPE, from the coding sequence ATGGCGCACGTGGAGCTGGTCCCCCAGCGGCAGGTGTCGAGCTTCCGCAAGCTGGCCATCGGCAGCTGGGAGACGGCGTATGACCCCACCGTCTACGGCACGCTGACGGTGCGCATGGACCGGGCGCTGACCTGGCTGGAGGACTTCCGGGCGCGGACCGGGGTGCGGCTCACGGTGATGCACCTGGTGCTCAAGGCGCTGGCGGAGGCACTGCGCCGCTGCCCGGAGGCGAATGCCGTCCTGCGCTTCAACCGCATCTACCTGCGCCAGCGCGTCACCGTGTCCGCGCTGGTGGCGCGCACGGAACCAGGCGGTGTGATGCGGCTGCTTCCCGTACGGGTGGTGGACGCGGACCGGAAGGGCCTGCGCGAGCTGGCGGCGGAGCTGGACGCCGCGCTGCGCGAGGACGGGGTCTCTCGACAGGGCTGGCGGTGGGTGGGGCGGGTTCCGGCTCCGCTGCTCAACCTCTTCACGCGGCTGGTGTCCTTTTTCGCGGTGACGCTCAACATGGACCTGGGCCGCTTCGGACTTCCGAGGGACGCCTTTGGCGGGGCCGTCGTCGCGGACGTGGGCGCGCTGGGGCTGGACACCGCGTACCTGCCGCTGGTGCCCTTCACCCGGGTGCCCGTGTTCCTTGCGCCCGGCGCGGTGCGGGAGACGGCGGTGGTGGAGGGCGCGCGGGTGGTGGTGGGGCGGGTGATGAGCGTCAACGCGTCCATCGACCACCGCTTCATCGACGGCTACCACGCGGGCGTGCTGGCCCGCACCGTGCGGGAGCTGCTGGAAGACCCGCTCACCGCGTTCGGCGCGCCAGAATAG
- a CDS encoding HTTM domain-containing protein, whose protein sequence is MTDRAPGAPRAAERLWRYLLAPRDIAALAVFRVAVGLLVTVSAIRFLVYGWVDVLFTQPRFHFTYWGFDWVPALPAPWMHAVFAVLAVLGLCVAAGLFYRVAVALLFVGFTYVQLVDVSNYLNHYYLVSLLLGLLCFVPAHRAFSVDAWRKPALRQEWLPAWCTLLLRFQVAVVYVFAGLAKLTTDWLVHAQPLNIWLAARTSLPVVGPLLEQRWVAYAAAWSGFLFDTTIVAFLLTRRLRPFAYVVVVGFHAATSALFPIGMFPFIMVAAALVFFEPSWPRGLLQRVRVRLTKRPPKNLVAVAAPSRGTPGWKGWLALGVAAAYALVQVGVPLRTHLYGGNVLWHEQGMRFSWRVMAREKNGSVTFMVRAPATGKEWHVTPKQYLTRLQEREMSVQPDLILQLARRIARDFEAKGVGPVEVRADVQVSLNGRPAEQLVDPTVDLAREVDGLEPKAWIRPAPESAPIRLRPTLSAARATSP, encoded by the coding sequence ATGACTGACAGGGCGCCGGGCGCCCCGCGCGCGGCCGAGCGGCTGTGGCGGTACCTGCTCGCGCCGCGGGACATCGCCGCGCTCGCCGTCTTCCGGGTGGCCGTCGGGCTGCTCGTCACCGTTTCCGCAATCCGCTTCCTGGTCTACGGCTGGGTGGACGTGCTCTTCACCCAGCCCCGGTTCCACTTCACCTACTGGGGCTTCGACTGGGTGCCCGCGCTCCCGGCGCCGTGGATGCACGCCGTCTTCGCGGTGCTCGCGGTGCTGGGCCTCTGCGTGGCGGCGGGCCTCTTCTACCGGGTGGCGGTGGCGCTGCTCTTCGTCGGCTTCACCTACGTCCAGCTCGTGGACGTCAGCAACTACCTCAACCACTACTACCTGGTGAGCCTGCTGCTGGGGCTGCTGTGCTTCGTCCCGGCGCACCGGGCCTTCTCCGTGGATGCGTGGCGCAAGCCGGCGCTGCGCCAGGAGTGGCTGCCGGCCTGGTGCACGCTGCTGCTGCGCTTCCAGGTCGCCGTCGTCTACGTGTTCGCCGGGCTGGCCAAGCTCACCACGGACTGGCTCGTCCACGCGCAGCCGCTCAACATCTGGCTGGCGGCCCGGACGAGCCTCCCGGTGGTGGGACCGCTGCTGGAGCAGCGCTGGGTGGCCTACGCCGCGGCCTGGTCGGGCTTCCTCTTCGACACCACCATCGTCGCCTTCCTGCTCACGCGGCGGCTGCGCCCCTTCGCCTACGTCGTGGTGGTGGGGTTCCACGCGGCCACCTCGGCGCTGTTCCCCATCGGGATGTTCCCCTTCATCATGGTCGCCGCGGCGCTCGTCTTCTTCGAGCCCTCGTGGCCGCGAGGGCTGCTCCAGCGCGTGCGCGTGCGCCTGACGAAGCGGCCCCCGAAGAACCTGGTGGCGGTCGCCGCTCCGAGCAGAGGCACTCCCGGCTGGAAGGGCTGGCTGGCCCTCGGCGTGGCCGCGGCTTATGCGCTCGTGCAGGTGGGGGTTCCGCTGAGGACGCACCTGTATGGAGGCAATGTCCTCTGGCACGAGCAGGGCATGCGCTTCTCGTGGCGGGTGATGGCGCGCGAGAAGAACGGCAGCGTGACGTTCATGGTCCGCGCCCCGGCCACCGGCAAGGAGTGGCACGTCACGCCCAAGCAGTACCTCACGCGGCTGCAGGAGCGGGAGATGTCCGTGCAGCCCGACCTCATCCTCCAGCTCGCGCGGCGCATCGCCCGCGACTTCGAGGCGAAGGGCGTGGGCCCCGTGGAGGTCCGGGCCGACGTGCAGGTGTCCCTCAACGGGCGTCCCGCCGAGCAGCTCGTGGACCCGACGGTGGACCTCGCGCGTGAGGTGGACGGGCTCGAGCCCAAGGCCTGGATCCGGCCCGCGCCCGAGTCGGCCCCCATCCGCCTGCGCCCCACCCTGAGCGCCGCGCGGGCCACGAGCCCCTGA